The Benincasa hispida cultivar B227 chromosome 9, ASM972705v1, whole genome shotgun sequence genome has a segment encoding these proteins:
- the LOC120084456 gene encoding probable isoaspartyl peptidase/L-asparaginase 2, with translation MGGWAIAVHGGAGVDPNLPLHRQHDAKKLLTRCLDLGIHALRSNHSAIDVVELVVRELENDPLFNSGRGSALTEEGTVEMEASIMDGPKRRCGAVSGITTVKNPISLARLVMDKSPHSYLAFSGAEKFARQQGVELVGNDYFITEDNVGLLELAKEANSIWLDHRVPSETCSASVETPLQMNGLRISVYAPETVGCVVVDTEGRCAAATSTGGLINKKMGRIGDSPLIGSGTYACDVCGVSCTGEGEAIIRGTLAREVAAVMEYKGLGLQEAVNYVIEERLDEGKAGLIAVSSNGEVACGFNTTGMFRGCATEDGFMEVGIW, from the exons ATGGGAGGTTGGGCCATTGCAGTTCATGGCGGGGCTGGCGTGGATCCGAATCTCCCACTGCATCGCCAACACGATGCCAAAAAACTTCTCACTCGCTGCCTTGATCTTGGCATCCACGCTCTTCGTTCCAATCATTCTGCCATTGATGTCGTCGAACTCGTC GTTAGAGAATTGGAAAACGATCCCCTGTTCAACTCCGGGCGTGGATCTGCCCTCACCGAGGAGGGGACCGTAGAGATGGAGGCCAGCATCATGGACGGCCCAAAACGGAGATGCGGGGCGGTGTCCGGAATCACCACCGTCAAAAATCCCATCTCCCTCGCCCGTCTTGTCATGGATAAATCTCCCCATTCCTATCTCGCCTTCTCTGGCGCCGAGAAATTCGCTAGGCAACAG GGCGTGGAGCTTGTGGGCAATGACTATTTCATCACCGAAGACAACGTCGGACTGCTTGAACTTGCCAAAGAAGCCAACAGTATATGG TTGGATCATAGGGTTCCAAGCGAGACATGTAGCGCGAGCGTGGAGACACCATTGCAAATGAACGGCCTCCGTATAAGCGTGTACGCGCCTGAGACAGTGGGGTGCGTGGTGGTCGATACCGAAGGAAGGTGCGCCGCGGCCACATCCACTGGTGGATTGATAAACAAAAAGATGGGACGCATCGGAGACTCGCCGTTGATCGGATCAGGGACGTACGCGTGTGATGTATGTGGGGTATCGTGTACGGGAGAAGGGGAGGCGATTATAAGAGGGACTTTGGCTCGGGAAGTGGCGGCGGTGATGGAATACAAAGGGTTGGGGCTTCAAGAGGCGGTGAATTACGTGATAGAGGAGAGATTGGACGAAGGCAAAGCGGGATTGATTGCAGTGTCTAGCAATGGGGAAGTGGCGTGTGGGTTCAACACAACCGGTATGTTCAGGGGATGCGCCACAGAGGATGGGTTTATGGAAGTTGGGATTTGGTAA